GCCTCAGGGCATGGCGTCCCGCAAGATTTCGTGACAGCAGCAAAGTGGCTCATTCTTGCCAAGGCGTCAATGTCATCCACTGATCCAAGTAGGCTTCCTGCCATTGAAAATGCGCTTTCTACCGTCGAGGAGGAAATGACTCCCGCACAAATCGCCAAGGCCCAACGGCAGGCCAGCGCCTGGTGGTCCGCACATCACCATAGCGCCACACCGCAGCCCACTCATAGCACCACGCCGCAGCCCACTCATAGCACCACACCGCAGCCCAGCCATAGCACCACACCACAGCCCACTCATAGCGCCACGCCGCAGCCCACTCATAGCGCCACGCCGCAGCCCACTCATAGCACCACGCCGCAGCCCACTCATAGCACCACACCGCAGCCCACTCATAGCACCACACCGCAATCCCGGCGTGACGCTGCACTGCAAGCGCGGTGGGCCGCGCAGATAAAAAATAAGATACAAAGCCACTGGTCTATCCCCCCGGGCTATCAGCCAGGGGAAAGTTGTCAGGTGACCGTGACTCAGGACCGTTCCGGGTATATTCTCAGCGTCCGCATCGGCCATTGCTCAGGCGGTGAATTGTTCCGTCGCTCGTTGGAGATGGCCACCTCGGAGTCGTCGCCGCTGCCCCCGGCACCGAGTCCGCAGGTGTTTCAGTCCAAACTCATTTTGGAATTCAATCCAGGTTAAGTACACCATTTGCGCAACGTTAAACCGGCAACAAAGGAAACATGGGGGTCAGGTCTTGCAATCAAGCACGTGGATTATTAGCAACGCGAAATGGCTAGACCACTCAGAATCGTGCGTGATTGCAAGACCCGAATATCCCTCTCGGATTTTCAAGAACTATTCGCCTCTCAGCTCATTGTCCTGGTCGTCATGAAGCAAAAAAATATGGGGCCGGGTCTTGCAAGTAATCAAGTGGGTCATTAGCTCAGGACCACTCAGCGCAAAATGGAGCCTGGTCTTAACAACCTGGCCCCTCTCCACCAAGCGGCGGGAAAAAATGAGGTCTCCCAATCACGCACGATTCAGAGTCGTCTGGCCATTTCGTTACGCCAACGCGATCCACTTGTTGATTGCAAGACCCCGTTTTTTCCTGTGATCGATCAATGACTGTGGCTCGGCCGGATGTCAGACCGGCCCGGCAGACCGCTTTGGAAATAGCCCGGCATGTGGTAATGCCAGAACGTTTCAGGCAACGCCGGGCTGCGCGAGACCACGTTGCCGAATCCGGTGGCGAACGCGATATGCGCCAGATACACCGTGATCATGAAGCCAATCCCCGAAGCCAGACCGAAATACCCGATGCCGGTTGAGGTCGTCGCCGGACTGATCATAAAAATCGTGGCAATTCCCAATGCATAGGGAATGGCCAACCACCAACGCGTGCGGCCGAATACCAGCACATAGATCGTCACAAAGCCTACGCCGTTGAAGAAATGATCCGCCCAGCCAAGCATGTTCGAATACAGATCCGGGCCATACATGAAACGGTTGGTCATGAGCACGCCGATGAGTTCAGGCATGGACCCTGGCATGGTGTGGAATACACGAAAACCGATAAGCCGCACGATTTCCAGCGCTGCCGTTCCGATAATTCCACCCATCACGCCCGTCAACATGGCGCGCGAAAGACGGTGCCAACCCATCAATGGCGCCGCGATGCCAATGCCGACCCAAACCGCAAGCGCCGGCAACAAGGCGTAGATCGCCAGAAACTGCATGGGCCAATAACCGCCGGAGGCGGCCACGAACATCAGGGGTGAAATCGAAACCGCAGCCAGCACGAACAAGGTCGCCACAAACTCGCCACGTCGCGCTAAATGTAAATTCGCCATGGGACTATCCTCCTGCAGCGCGCAGCTTCACGGTATGACAGTATTTCGTGAAACCGCGCCCTGCGTGCTGGTGGGTGTTACCGGGTCGCGTCGTGTGCAATGGCGGCAAATTTCTTGTCCATCATCTTGCCCGGCATGGTCAGCTTGGGATTGATGCTCCCCATCAAGTGCGAGGGCTCGAAGTAACCGACGTAGGTCGTTCCGCCCTTTACCCAAACATACATGCGGGCAGGAATCACGGCTCCTACAGCCGGGTCCATGGCGAACAGTTTTTTACCCACGGTGGGATTCCCGACCAGAAAGCTTTCAGCCCCTTTGAGTTGCAATCCGGTCATGCTCAGAATCCGTTGCTGGTTGATTTTGCCCATGACCATAAGTCCATTGCTGGCCACAGAACGCTTGAGCGCCGAGACCGTCGCGTTGAACCCTTGGTGCGAAGCCTGACTGACAAATGCCGTTCCCGCGGCGAATGCCGTGGTGGTGGCAACAGTTGTGAGCAAGCCGACTGCGGCGAGCTGGCGGCCCATTCGATACAGATTTGTTGTAGTAGACATGGCGATTCCTCCTGGCAGTGATTTAAGTCATGGTTCAGAGCGCAGAACATGCCGCTCTCATACCTACTGTCGAGAAAACGCCTGGATTCTTACAATTTTCCAGAAATAGCAGGAAGTCGTTATCATCATGACAACGCATGCAATGCGGCGGCGCTTGTTCGTGTTATCGGTGATATGTCACCGAAATACGGCCGCGTATCCTTGCACCAAGGATGCCAGCCCTTCAGACAGGATGGTTATCCAGGGCATCCCATTAGACGCGGCGAGATTTACGCAGAGACATGGCTTCACAGGATATATTTTTTAGTGAGCTACATCGTCACACCATGCCCGAACGAAAAATTTTTTTGGATTCTAAATATCCGGAAAAGCTGCCTCTTCTCATGGATTATCCGGACTTAACATTGACAAGTCACAGCGCTGATAAACGCGGACAATAATTAATGTTTGGAATCAACACTCCCCTACGATTCCTCCGATTTTTTTCTCCCTATGGCGATGGAGTATGCTTCATCAAATCTGATCGGACGACGAAATAAACCATGGCACTCTACCCGGATATAAACGCTCAAGAATCGAGCCAACTCCTGCAACGTCTACTCGAACTGCAAGACTTTCTGGGCCAGGTCAACCAGGCGGCTGTACAGGCTGACGACGAAAACGCCTTTCTGCAGAAAGTCTGCGATCTCGCCATCGAGCGCGGCAAACTATCCCTGGCGTTCGTCGCCAGACCCGGCGAAGACGGCTGGTTCGAGTTTCCAGCGGCCGCCAGCAGGGCTGATCTGCCCAAATCCATGCTCAAGGAGGTACGCATCTCGTACGATGCCAGCCGCCCCGAGGGTCAAGGTCCGACCGGGCGTGCCTTTCGCGAGGGCAAAACCTATTTCAACACCGGCTATCGTTCTCCTCTTCTAGCCCCGTGGCGTGAGCAGACTCAAGCACTTGGCTTGCATGCCAACGCCGCTTTGCCGCTCGATGCACAGGGCGAACGCTATGGCGTACTGGTGCTTTACCGAGGCGATGACGTTGTCTTCAGCCCCGAAATGCGGGGGGTGCTCGAAGCACTGGCCTGTGATGTCGCGCGTGGTCTGGAAATCCTTGCGGTGCGCCGTCTGCGCGACACCTTGCTCGATCACACGCCGACAGCGATCACCGTAATCCGCAACCGGATCATTGTGCACGCCAATCCGGCCATGGGACACCTGCTCGGTTATCCGGCCGATCACTTTACCGGCCATAGCACCCGCCTGATCTATGCCGGCGAAGCCGAGTACCAGCGAGTCGGCAAAGCGTATGCGACGCTGGAGTCCGAGGGGCAGGTCTGGGT
This genomic stretch from Acidihalobacter ferrooxydans harbors:
- a CDS encoding TonB C-terminal domain-containing protein, with amino-acid sequence MQDPTPFFAESNQNGNHPMASLNSRLCRSHWLATVIILSLATVPLSAAASWYRKAAEQGYAPAEYELGSLYEKGLGVPQNYMTAASWYRKAANQRYAPAENNLGSLYEKGLGVPQSYTKAIYWYRKAAEQSNAPAENNLGILYASGHGVPQDFVTAAKWLILAKASMSSTDPSRLPAIENALSTVEEEMTPAQIAKAQRQASAWWSAHHHSATPQPTHSTTPQPTHSTTPQPSHSTTPQPTHSATPQPTHSATPQPTHSTTPQPTHSTTPQPTHSTTPQSRRDAALQARWAAQIKNKIQSHWSIPPGYQPGESCQVTVTQDRSGYILSVRIGHCSGGELFRRSLEMATSESSPLPPAPSPQVFQSKLILEFNPG
- a CDS encoding DUF302 domain-containing protein, which translates into the protein MSTTTNLYRMGRQLAAVGLLTTVATTTAFAAGTAFVSQASHQGFNATVSALKRSVASNGLMVMGKINQQRILSMTGLQLKGAESFLVGNPTVGKKLFAMDPAVGAVIPARMYVWVKGGTTYVGYFEPSHLMGSINPKLTMPGKMMDKKFAAIAHDATR